From Etheostoma cragini isolate CJK2018 chromosome 1, CSU_Ecrag_1.0, whole genome shotgun sequence, a single genomic window includes:
- the map1aa gene encoding microtubule-associated protein 1A isoform X1, protein MEMEKGLASTSGTVTMEIPIAAAASPERAESEKGFQHHGQQRRAGAAFHHRNYRMLIVIGEISSSHHLDAAREQIIQGLRSWNVDLTVCDLNKELQLFETRHTAQFSSQVKGQRILQYKSDVLETTVLVNPSEETAASEIHSLITDFAGNKLLILSGQSSEQGGDILLQGGAFTWQHFSNVISNPQVIELLTKASSEQPARLTVSCQGDGGWSSLGQSQEQQSLQNLLEYRLNPEPYLPNMDGVKEFTEYVSETVDVPSSFDLLEPPTSGGFLKLSKPCCYIFPGGRGDSALFAVNGFNILVDGGSDRKSCFWKLVRHLDRIDSVLLTHIGADNLPGINGLFQRKIAEQEEERNQGSGSSSNGEWMKNLISPELGIVFFNVPEKLRMPESTLKVKRSIEEASLTLQYLNKLGITPEPLHRVVSNTIEPITLFHKLGVGKLDMYVLNPVKESKEMQFLMQKWAGNSKAKTGITMANGKEGEISVPYLTSVTALIVWIPHRPTEKIVRVLFPGNAPQNKILEGLEKLKHLDFLRYPVATQKDISSGAPPPIIKQTKIRSRTDSKESLKSSPKPHSKTTKKEASGQEEESKSDITKENKVEKKEEKKLKSESLKATKQQKNSEVAPVAGKTEKKKTSKEKTAKQEKSSKMDEKKDKEKKEIKKEKREAKKDENIRKEEKKERKAKEDKKKDSSKPELRKITKPDLKPLTPEVRKTLHKAKSQAKPKTDKNKVVKEEANEKKPVPKNIPEEIAAAALADRSIVSSPEDLTEDFEALKQEELSKKSEPIQNDVMFGYLLHTDTKVPSSVVPDERVPSPATEIQSASPKSPVKQEYNKDKCASVQVTATEKKEASNAFDKKYEEEQMEKYDKYHVTDHIEDRSKKCDSSEEEGDVIEKAEFEGTEDDEVLKYRAEVAKKEKTGTEWDTKPTEKKPLSTTALFGQVAASASEQFSFIQDETIPGYSETEQTISDEEIHEDPEDRIPHLRYDVGSYDISVPDVPGTFDSMQGIKEMKCSSVSDIKPKAFMGGHEPELAPYPAIIAAPLAEEEHISSATSITEYDKLSSFATSVAEDQSIASVTAPQTEEAGRNSLLLDTINSTPLRAEAVHGKDYLHSAGTISPTSSLEDDKCFKSPSSDEYQPNIPEMESGDAKIKSVHEEEEDEEDEDEDQTPNVDIPLGKLQEGYEQASFMLLQEKQKSPSAPFSPPSPPCSTMKSSPTQAVKENQSLFSTEGFKTGADTKPFSPPPSFSSGLDLESHSRQDSEERCLSPDDSTMKLASPTQSMPTSSGYSPTEEKPFKTEDKDEAGLNVKADTQKSVVISDSTAYIGMVGDNPVSEESQEESNESIEEEDDYYAKKDLQPAVKAKLMEAKEGCFLDDDFASEATSAKTETEVKSLDKTSLSFNTEKKPIPQVMYSDEDEEDDDNQSGIGSNEPSSTNQSKVDSKNETTEETGVAIKETEKNVHFSLYNFPEKETKEKAMYIRQDTPYVHGKTFSYSDIYGSVDSDSYRQESLDKAEDTAKVEVDSQKLESPSSVTATDKMSEKEGFTVSYGKESSSSSWLDSESTAAVPLFEDVKGKETFEQDIGIRFPSLADRPEASSTSLSSEKDVSFKSQIDGGPKIQTYSSINDADKPATTGYDRKGSSLEVDMRKLTARDEEDYDDDEVVEEDDDDEEEEEEEDDNEDAVDSDMEKGAKEKSEKEVKSPICEMFGSNRPEFMVSMAGYGYNSQGKPSSSSSLTKAEHKATIDSFSGKPMDLGATGFSAYTSGFEYSYGSGEKDSFLSPTTDKVKEDFTLKSTEDSYYQNDRDDLDFEKQKIPDLSKRSLDTSFQYTTTAAPGYSSSSAYSYSSSTSGSLSTSRQFGEELETPAEPLFEYSSFKEEHSLVMDPPYCGSAGTKDDYLEVSEKQITATTMAESTSNLARFSPHSPFEEVKSFPSLSSTAFAEDKKEYTTSTAEVMDKGPHSDCFYKPEWSVGSKLDMAVGFGASAGPFAQPTELSQDKEAASAALFGVTSSPRPDTEGKHYFEETDSSEEEDEEAYMREMTRTLSSGQSANLSFSDKHVAPAGSENTAGALPDVLGSYVPSPLQASKPDPVNGPMEVGLSSTLPAGAASSGTSSGPAKVEPREGAAAYRSSFEWEMSKPQMGMVPGDSPPHYRHDEEFEEECEMEPEHPARPLSLSSTDQPFCSPFYAEECSQGGQDDDDDDDSDQDLAGDVPMGATSSYTSRSSPGYSSSDYRQPKHDLSPSFINPCMGQLSSDEDDEEHGQRSDQSQEADVHDLSVKRRANKQPHHHQFQSSSLQQARSMSAGLVLATEDTPPTSISESLASQSDSDVPPGTEEYPSVVGEGNMDSDEDADYMPVDKLSATRGGSQSSRRSNDPPPAPLMDPIPHPPRPDVCMVDPDSLDNGIVKKEPKAKSLKKTSGKTKSASPARRKRSPMPVKQTPSPRSASLKKKEADKSSRMSRLSDGQGSKDDDLSRSSYNPSKGLTNGVKSSSGSQKSGTAAGPGLPIYVDLAYIPNHCSAKNVDQEFFKRIRSAYYVVSGNDTASGEPSRGVLNALLDGKAQWGSNLQVTLIPTHDTEVTRDWYQQTHERQQELNIMVLASSSTVVMQDESFPACKIEF, encoded by the exons GCCAGCGGATTCTCCAGTATAAGAGTGATGTACTCGAGACAACGGTGTTGGTGAACCCATCAGAGGAGACCGCTGCCTCAGAG ATTCACTCTCTGATCACTGACTTTGCTGGAAATAAGTTGCTGATCCTGAGCGGCCAGAGCTCAGAGCAGGGAGGTGACATCCTACTGCAAGGTGGAGCATTCACTTGGCAACACTTCTCCAACGTCATCTCCAACCCTCAA GTGATTGAACTCCTGACCAAGGCCTCTTCAGAGCAGCCGGCCAGGCTTACTGTTTCCTGTCAGGGAGACGGGGGCTGGAGCTCCCTAGGCCAAAGCCAGGAGCAGCAGTCACTCCAAAATCTTCTGGAATACCGCCTGAACCCAGAACCTTACCTGCCCAACATGGACGGAGTCAAAGAGTTCACTGAATATGTCTCTGAGACAGTGGATGTGCCGTCGTCCTTTGACCTCCTGGAGCCCCCAACTTCTGGAGGTTTTCTGAAGCTGTCCAAACCCTGCTGCTACATCTTCCCCGGCGGCAGGGGAGATTCCGCTCTGTTCGCTGTCAACGGATTCAACATCCTGGTGGATGGAGGGTCTGATCGAAAGTCCTGCTTCTGGAAGCTGGTTCGCCACCTGGACAGGATCGACTCTGTTCTGCTCACCCATATTGGTGCGGACAACCTCCCTGGTATCAACGGGTTGTTCCAGAGGAAGATTGCAGAACAAGAAGAGGAGCGTAACCAAGGATCTGGCTCCAGCAGCAACGGCGAATGGATGAAGAACCTGATCTCTCCTGAGCTTGgaattgtgtttttcaatgtcCCGGAGAAGCTTAGGATGCCCGAGTCGACGCTGAAAGTGAAACGAAGCATTGAGGAAGCATCTCTTACGTTGCAGTACCTCAACAAGCTTGGTATCACACCAGAGCCTCTTCACAGGGTAGTCAGCAACACCATCGAACCAATCACACTGTTCCACAAACTTGGTGTGGGGAAGTTAGACATGTATGTCTTAAACCCTGTAAAAGAGAGCAAAGAGATGCAGTTTCTAATGCAGAAATGGGCTGGAAACAGCAAAGCCAAAACCGGGATTACGATGGCCAATggaaaagaaggagaaataTCGGTCCCCTATTTGACATCAGTTACTGCTCTCATAGTTTGGATTCCCCACCGTCCAACAGAAAAGATAGTTAGGGTGCTCTTCCCTGGAAATGCACCGCAGAATAAAATCTTGGAGGGCCTCGAGAAACTGAAACACCTGGACTTCTTGCGATACCCAGTGGCGACCCAAAAGGACATATCATCTGGTGCACCTCCTCCCATCATCAAACAGACTAAAATAAGATCAAGAACGGACAGCAAAGAGAGTCTCAAGTCTTCACCCAAACCTCACtctaaaacaacaaagaaagaagcCAGTGGACAGGAGGAAGAGTCCAAGAGTGATATCACTAAAGAGAATAAAgttgaaaagaaagaggagaagaagctcAAAAGTGAAAGTCTGAAAGCcaccaaacaacagaaaaacagtgaGGTTGCGCCTGTGGCAGgcaagacagagaaaaagaaaacatccaaGGAAAAAACTGCCAAGCAAGAAAAATCATCcaaaatggatgaaaaaaaagacaaagagaaaaaggaaataaagaaagaaaaacgtgaagcaaagaaagatgaaaatataagaaaagaagagaaaaaggaaaggaaagccAAGGAGGATAAAAAGAAGGACTCAAGTAAACCGGAACtgagaaaaatcacaaaacctGACCTGAAGCCGCTCACCCCTGAAGTGAGAAAAACTCTGCATAAAGCTAAGAGTCAGGCTAAacccaaaacagacaaaaacaaagtagtGAAAGAGGAAGCAAATGAGAAAAAGCCAGTCCCAAAGAACATCCCTGAGGAGATTGCAGCAGCAGCTTTGGCTGACAGGTCCATTGTGTCCTCCCCAGAGGACCTCACTGAGGACTTTGAGGCTCTGAAACAAGAAGAGCTGTCAAAGAAGAGTGAGCCTATTCAGAATGATGTGATGTTTGGGTATTTGCTGCACACAGATACTAAAGTTCCTTCCTCAGTTGTCCCCGATGAGAGGGTCCCATCCCCAGCCACTGAGATACAATCTGCTTCACCCAAATCCCCCGTCAAACAGGAATACAACAAAGACAAGTGTGCTTCAGTACAGGTTACAGCCACTGAAAAGAAGGAAGCAAGCAATGCCTTTGACAAGAAGTATGAAGAGGAGCAAATGGAGAAATATGACAAATACCATGTAACGGACCACATAGAAGACAGATCAAAGAAATGTGACAGctcagaggaggagggggatgtCATTGAAAAAGCCGAATTTGAAGGAACGGAAGATGATGAGGTCCTGAAATATAGAGCAGAGGTGgcgaaaaaggaaaaaactggAACGGAGTGGGACACCAAGCCAACTGAGAAAAAACCTTTGTCAACCACAGCCCTGTTTGGGCAAGTAGCGGCCTCCGCCTCGGAGCAATTCTCCTTCATCCAAGACGAGACAATCCCTGGTTACTCAGAGACTGAACAGACCATCTCTGATGAAGAGATCCACGAGGATCCAGAAGATAGGATCCCACATTTGCGCTACGATGTGGGCTCCTATGACATATCTGTCCCTGATGTCCCTGGTACCTTTGACTCCATGCAAGGTATAAAAGAGATGAAGTGCTCCAGTGTGTCTGACATCAAACCCAAAGCCTTCATGGGAGGGCACGAGCCTGAGCTCGCACCTTATCCTGCCATCATTGCTGCCCCTCTTGCAGAGGAAGAGCACATCTCCTCTGCAACATCCATAACAGAATATGACAAACTGTCATCCTTTGCCACATCTGTAGCCGAGGACCAGTCAATAGCCTCTGTGACAGCGCCACAGACCGAGGAGGCTGGGAGGAACTCTCTCCTGCTTGACACAATCAACAGTACCCCATTACGCGCTGAGGCTGTCCATGGGAAGGACTATCTTCACTCGGCAGGAACCATCTCACCCACCTCCTCTCTGGAGGACGACAAGTGCTTCAAGTCTCCTTCCTCGGACGAGTACCAGCCCAACATTCCCGAGATGGAATCTGGGGATGCAAAGATTAAATCAGTccatgaggaagaagaggacgaGGAAGACGAGGACGAGGACCAGACTCCGAACGTCGACATCCCTCTGGGTAAACTCCAAGAGGGCTACGAACAGGCATCCTTCATGCTGCTCcaagaaaagcagaaatctcCCTCTGcgcctttctctcctccttctccacccTGCTCTACCATGAAGTCCTCTCCCACGCAGGCTGTCAAAGAAAACCAATCTCTCTTTAGCACAGAGGGATTTAAGACTGGTGCAGATACAAAGCCTTTTTCAccccctccatctttctcctctGGATTAGATTTAGAGTCCCACTCCAGGCAGGATAGTGAGGAAAGATGTCTAAGTCCAGATGACAGCACCATGAAACTGGCCTCACCCACACAGTCTATGCCCACAAGCAGTGGCTACTCTCCGACAGAAGAGAAACCCTTTAAGACAGAAGACAAAGATGAAGCAGGGTTAAATGTTAAAGCTGACACCCAGAAGTCAGTCGTTATCTCAGACAGTACTGCCTATATTGGTATGGTAGGTGACAACCCAGTGTCTGAAGAGTCTCAAGAAGAATCCAATGAATCCATTGAAGAGGAAGATGACTATTATGCCAAAAAGGATCTACAGCCCGCTGTTAAGGCCAAGCTTATGGAGGCAAAAGAGGGGTGCTTCTTAGATGACGACTTCGCCTCTGAGGCTACATctgcaaagacagaaacagaagtCAAGAGCTTGGACAAGACGTCGTTGTCTttcaacacagagaaaaagccAATTCCTCAGGTGATGTACtcagatgaagatgaagaagatgatgataATCAAAGTGGAATAGGGTCTAATGAGCCCTCATCAACCAATCAAAGCAAAGTGGACTCAAAAAATGAAACCACAGAGGAAACAGGTGTTGCaattaaagagacagagaaaaatgttCATTTCAGTCTCTATAACTTTCCAGAGAAGGAGACCAAAGAAAAGGCCATGTATATAAGACAGGACACACCCTATGTGCATGGAAAAACATTCTCTTACAGTGACATTTATGGCTCAGTGGACTCTGATTCATATCGTCAGGAGTCCTTAGATAAAGCGGAGGACACCGCAAAGGTTGAAGTGGATTCGCAGAAACTCGAGTCCCCATCCTCGGTAACAGCCACAGACAAGATGTCAGAGAAGGAGGGATTTACTGTCTCTTATGGAAAAGAGTCCTCCTCCTCATCGTGGCTTGACTCAGAGAGCACTGCTGCTGTACCTCTTTTCGAAGACGTCAAAGGAAAAGAGACATTTGAACAAGACATAGGTATCCGATTCCCTTCATTGGCTGATAGACCCGAGGCCTCGTCCACTTCTTTATCATCAGAAAAAGACGTCTCTTTTAAAAGCCAGATTGACGGCGGCCCAAAGATCCAGACGTACTCCTCAATAAATGATGCAGACAAACCTGCCACCACAGGCTACGACAGGAAAGGATCTAGTTTGGAGGTTGATATGCGAAAACTAACAGCAAGGGACGAGGAGGactatgatgatgatgaagttgtcgaagaagatgatgatgatgaggaggaggaagaggaggaggacgacaACGAAGACGCTGTTGATTCTGATATGGAAAAAGGCGCCAAAGAGAAGTCAGAGAAGGAAGTCAAAAGTCCAATCTGTGAAATGTTTGGCTCAAATAGGCCTGAATTTATGGTTTCCATGGCTGGATACGGCTATAACAGCCAGGGGAAGCCGAGCAGCTCCAGCTCACTCACAAAGGCTGAACACAAAGCCACAATTGACTCCTTCAGTGGAAAGCCAATGGATTTAGGAGCTACAGGTTTCTCTGCCTACACATCAGGATTTGAATACTCATATGGAAGTGGTGAGAAAGACTCTTTTTTAAGTCCGACCACAGACAAAGTTAAAGAGGATTTCACTTTGAAATCAACAGAGGACAGTTATTACCAGAATGACAGGGATGATCTGGATTTTGAGAAACAGAAGATACCAGACCTGAGTAAGAGATCACTGGACACAAGCTTTCAGTACACAACCACCGCTGCCCCTGGGTACTCCTCCTCTTCGGCCTATAGCtactcctcctccacctcgGGCTCCCTCTCCACCAGCCGTCAGTTTGGAGAGGAACTCGAGACTCCTGCCGAGCCTCTCTTTGAGTACTCCTCCTTTAAAGAAGAACACTCACTGGTCATGGATCCACCCTACTGTGGCTCCGCTGGCACAAAAGACGACTACTTAGAAGTGTCTGAAAAACAGATCACGGCTACAACCATGGCTGAATCCACTTCCAATTTAGCTCGCTTCTCACCCCACAGCCCATTTGAGGAGGTCAAATCCTTCCCTTCGCTCTCTTCCACTGCCTTTGCTGAGGACAAAAAGGAGTATACAACTTCAACAGCTGAAGTAATGGACAAAGGCCCTCATTCGGACTGCTTCTATAAGCCTGAATGGTCGGTAGGATCCAAGCTCGACATGGCTGTTGGGTTTGGGGCCTCTGCGGGACCATTTGCTCAACCTACAGAGCTGTCCCAAGACAAAGAGGCAGCCAGCGCCGCTTTATTTGGCGTCACTTCTTCCCCACGCCCGGACACAGAAGGCAAGCACTACTTTGAGGAGACTGACAGcagtgaggaagaggatgaggaagcTTACATGCGTGAGATGACCAGGACACTTTCCAGCGGCCAGTCTGCTAACCTCTCATTTTCTGACAAGCATGTTGCTCCAGCTGGCAGTGAAAATACGGCTGGTGCCCTGCCCGATGTTCTTGGCTCCTACGTGCCCTCCCCTCTTCAGGCCAGCAAGCCAGACCCGGTCAACGGCCCCATGGAGGTCGGCTTAAGCAGCACCCTCCCTGCTGGTGCAGCATCCAGTGGTACATCTTCAGGCCCAGCCAAGGTGGAGCCCAGAGAGGGAGCGGCAGCTTACAGGAGCTCTTTTGAGTGGGAGATGTCAAAACCCCAGATGGGCATGGTGCCCGGAGACTCCCCTCCCCATTACCGCCATGATGAAGAGTTTGAAGAGGAGTGTGAGATGGAGCCGGAGCACCCTGCCCGCCCGCTGTCACTCTCTTCAACCGATCAGCCGTTCTGCTCTCCATTCTACGCTGAAGAGTGCAGCCAAGGGGGTCAGGATGACGACGATGACGATGACAGCGATCAGGATCTTGCTGGTGATGTGCCCATGGGAGCCACCTCCTCTTACACCAGCCGCAGCTCTCCTGGATATTCCTCCTCCGACTACAGGCAGCCCAAACACGACCTCTCGCCTTCCTTCATAAACCCATGCATGGGGCAGCTATCCAGCGACGAGGATGACGAGGAGCACGGGCAAAGGAGTGACCAATCGCAGGAGGCTGATGTGCATGATCTGTCGGTCAAGAGAAGGGCTAACAAGCAGCCCCATCATCACCAGTTTCAGAGCAGCTCTCTGCAGCAAGCTCGCAGCATGTCAGCAGGGCTAGTTTTGGCCACGGAGGACACACCGCCCACCTCCATCAGCGAATCTCTAGCCTCTCAGTCCGACTCTGATGTGCCTCCAGGCACTGAGGAATACCCTTCGGTCGTTGGCGAAGGCAACATGGACTCAGATGAGGATGCAGACTACATGCCTGTTGATAAATTATCTGCTACCAGGGGAGGCAGCCAATCCTCTAGGAGGAGCAATGACCCTCCTCCTGCTCCCCTCATGGACCCTATTCCTCACCCCCCACGCCCAGACGTTTGCATGGTGGATCCTGACTCTTTGGATAATGGCATAGTTAAGAAAGAACCAAAAGCCAAGAGTTTAAAGAAGACTTCGGGAAAAACCAAATCAGCATCACCGGCTAGGCGTAAGAGGTCGCCCATGCCTGTCAAACAGACGCCGTCTCCTCGCAGCGCCTCGCTTAAGAAGAAGGAGGCAGACAAGAGCTCACGGATGTCTCGTCTGTCAGATGGACAGGGCTCCAAAGACGATGACCTCTCCAGGTCGAGCTACAACCCGAGCAAGGGGCTGACCAACGGTGTCAAGAGTAGTTCAG GTTCTCAGAAGTCTGGCACTGCAGCGGGTCCAGGCCTTCCTATATATGTGGACTTGGCTTACATTCCCAACCACTGCAGTGCCAAAAATGTGGACCAAGAGTTTTTCAAACGCATTCGCTCTGCATACTATGTGGTGAGCGGAAACGACACAGCAAGCGGTGAACCCAGCCGAGGAGTCCTCAATGCCCTTCTGGATGGCAAAGCTCAGTGGGGATCAAACCTGCAG GTGACGCTGATCCCCACCCACGACACGGAGGTGACCCGTGACTGGTACCAGCAGACTCATGAGAGGCAGCAGGAGCTCAACATCATGGTCCTGGCCTCCAGCAGCACCGTCGTCATGCAGGACGAGTCTTTCCCCGCTTGCAAGATTGAGTTTTAA